The DNA window aaattcaaacacactcccgtaaaatatttcgtgttgaaaaagttctgaaaataatagccgaacccttaaaaagtcctccgatttgataaatttgtgtacttttaaaaataaaatcatgcgggtaaaatatccaaataaaatctcatttttgagaaatacccttaaaaacactgtaacttaatttataaaaataaatcatgtaacaaaataattttcctgaaagttctccggtctccgttcctcgttcgagctcgaaatgcaacttaaaaaatcgataatgcatgaacctttaaattctcatgaaataaattctaccatgcaataattatgcataaaatgaataaaaataattaaacacaatttaatgaaataaatatgcatttattgcttttaaaataatttaataaaatactaaagaaatttaataatttgcattcatgtggttcacgtggactttataatttttgggacgttacaatTGGACTTGCATGTTATTTTGGGACCATGACACTTGATAAGAAGTCAAACACTTGGATAACAGGTTGATAGATAGAAGACATTAGCCATTAAGGAACATTTCTCGTGTAGAGTCGAGAAATCGAAACCATTGGTCCTTTTAGAAACACTTCATTCAAAATGCTTCTTTTAGTAACTATGACTCTAATTTTTGAACAAGGACTTCAAAGTTCAAAGCATGAAATGTCATGTAGAAAGCTTTGATCAAACCCATTCACCTCACCGTTCTCTTTATGGAAATTTTGCAGCATGTAAGTACATTTTATACTTGTGATAAGATCATATACGAGTTGTGTGATGTACGACTGGCCAAGCTTAAACAGATTCAAGAGGAAAACGATTCGGCCTCCAACAGCAGCGCGGAAATGTGTGACTTGAAATTCATATTACCCGTGGACTCCGTGTCATCTATGGAAAAAAAGTAACATGACCACCCTCAAAAGTCATAAACCATGGTGAGGTACTGATTTTTACCCTTTCTGTGATATGTTGGTAATTTTATGCTTTAGTTCAGTTCTTTAGTTTTGATTAATTTTTACTTTCAAAGGGGTCACTTCTTTCGTGAGTTCGACAAGTACTTGACTTCAgtgattgagaaacagatattGACTCTCATTTTCATACTTGTTCTTCGAGAAAATTAAGAATTCTGCCTTCATTTCGTTCTCTTCATGTGTCCCGGTTTTCGAAGTTTAATATAATGAGTCCGCTAATGGAATCTAAAAGAGCCAAAGATTAAAATTGTTGGTTCATCTTCTCAACCTGCTCAAATTTGAATTCCTTTTCATTGAAGGGGAAAAAAACAGCAATCTGCTTGTTCTTATGATTCTCTGCGTCGACATATGTGGCTGACTACTGGTATATTTCAACTTCATGGTGGCTAATTACTAAGCGCGAGTGCGTGATGTGTATTCATCCACTCAATGTTTATGTAAAACAATACTACATGAATGAACAATATCATGGATCGTGAGGATCGGCTGAGTGATAAAGTTTATACAATATCAATTTACTTGCTAAAACATAAAACCTAGTGAAGCTTGTTGCTGGATGGCGACTTTCAAATGCAAGATGTTGCTATATTCATTCACTGCCAAAGGTTGCCTTCGGAAAGGTTAGTCACTAAAACTACCTGCCTAGTATTCTACAGAACATTAATTTACATATCTTCCGTGAGGGATTACCATCATGCTTGAGATCTCTGGGCAATAGAATTTCTGCTCAAGGGCTCGCTTTCACCCATTCATAACGTCCCGGGAGCGGTGAGTCATTCACAAAGTCGAAGTTGTATCTGTAAAAAATAAACAAACGGGTCACTCCACTAAACCGCGCCCCCTAGTTATAAAGTGTTAAAAATAACTCGAGGCAGCATACTTTTCTATAAAATGGCGTCGCATGGATTGCTCCTCAATAGCAAAGAAATCCTCCAACTCAAGCGGCGTAGGCATGCTTACGAGAACAGCAGTTAAGGGCACCTTTTGGCTAGGGGTCCTGAAATGCATCCTTCTGGTAGAAGATCTCGGGGTCACTGCAGCCCTAGTCGAACTACCGGGAGTGCTTTCCCTAGTGATCCAGCTgaagataatatatatatattagttgtTCCCCGAACAAGTTATAATCTTAAGATCATGCACCCATACCCTATCATGTTAACTAAGCGCTACATGAAGGAAGAATATTTGACAACAATGAGATGATAGACGCGTAAGATTGGTACAAGAAGAGCAACCCAAAGTACTAGTTTTGATCTTTTTGTGGCCCCATCAAGACGACATATGCTGCAATCACGGATAAGGTTCTCTGCCACTACAGTACAGGACAAACAAGTTTTAGTCAGTAAATTTCTTCCTTCTTGACTATCAAATTTCCTTTTTTACTGTCAAATCCTTGGAGAAAAAGACACTGCTTCTGGTTAATGTTCAATGTCATGTTAAAGAAACACAATCTAGCAGAGGGGCTACCAAGATAAATTGCAGTGAGCAAAAAAACTAAATGTTAGTGAAACCGGTCACATTCCGTGGGCAAAAATTTCAGCAAAGAGCAGTTAATCACGTCTTCATTTACCCACTGCAACAGTAAGGAAAAATAATAGAAGCCACTAAAGTTTAAACATGGCAGCAGCTTGTAGGCGAAATGGAACAAAAATTGAACTACAATAATTGTGGGGTACCCCTCTGTGCCTGTGTTGTCCTTTTTACACATAGGGTAAGTGGGGCAGTGAAAGATTCGCAAGCCGAGATCGTTTATTTCATGAAAAATGAAGGTACATTGATTTTACTCAGTTTCCACATATGACATAAGATCCTAACACGATGCACTGAAAAAGAATGAAAAGGGTATTTCAATAAATACTCAGTCTCTCATGTGAAAGGAAATATAATTTGAAAGCACTAGTTTAACTGAAAACAGTTGCACATAAAGCTCAGCAGTCAGCATCCGTTTCAGTGAAGAAAAAAAACTGAAGAGATTGAAGAAAAATCAAGTCGCAATCATTCCCAACACAAATAAGAAAACTTCTTTATAGAACTCAATCCAGAGCCCAAATGTTAAGGTATCATACTCTTTCTCAAGAACCAGAGATTTACACAGCAAAATGAAGAAGAACGAAGACCAATAATGGATAATCTTAAGAAGTTAAATAGTGAGAAATCTCTATCTAATTCATCAAAATCATTCAAATATGTCGATTCTGACATGAATACTAATTAACATGAGTGAGTAGAAGTTGCATGAGTGAGTGAGTGTACGTGTACCTGTCCCTGGCTTCAGTATCGAAATTATTTTCACCGAAAGAGGCGTCGATTCCCAAACCACCCGCTCCTATCGAACACGAAAACGAAGCAGCTTCACAACACTCCTCGGAGTGTTTCTGTCCTTGGAAAACGCAGCTACGACGCCGTCCTTTTCTCGAATTATTCTGCGGCGGCTGTTTCTCCAGCCGCCGCGAGCGAAGCTCGAGGTAGCACGAGTCAGGATTCTCCGGAGCAGCAGTAGAAGCGGCGGTGGACTGGAGGCGCTGGAGAGCTAAGGTTTTGGCACGAGTGCGTACGCCGAGCGATGATTGTGACATCTCCATGACCGGCGTTTCACCGGAAGTTTTGGCTTTCCTCATGTACTTCCCCATGTCCCTGTGAGTGAAGAAATAAATAATTCACGAAGTTGGGGAAGGGGGTGGCTCTTTCTTTATATGTAAAATTAgggtaaatatttaaaaaaatccctTAAACTTATATTTTGGAATTTGGATAGATTTAAATTTCCACGTACATTGACATATTTACCCACGCTCCAAAAAATAATTGGTGAAAAAATTATTACAATTTAATCTCAAACCCAAAATTTGAATATAAAATCATTGATTATGCTCGAAATTATCCAAATATTAGTATACATTTTCCATTATTATGTCACCACCCACAGCATATATTTCTTACTTTATGTCCTATCCTTGGTTGTACGTAAGTAAGTATCTTCGCACTAATCAATTTGGTATTGGAATGTAGTTTTTCCGAGGGAAAATGAGTATCGAATATGTTCACAAATTTAatttcttaaaatattttctttttggaAAAAGGTGAGGCAAATGCAAACAATGGCGCATTCTTTCTTTTACTTTTTggtttgaaaattaaagaaagAAACAAGAATGAAAAAGGAACGGTCATGCTATCATGAAAGAATGATACATTGACTTGTGTAAAGCAAGAAAGCCCATTTGACATGAAAGAATCTCAATCACAAATTAAAGCCCTCTTTTTATTTTCTCagtaataataatagtaatattaATAAAGCCCTCTTTTTCAACAATTCATAGATATAATAAAGAAAAACATGTCTTTTCTTGAAATACATGCTTTTCTATTGAAGTTCCTGAAT is part of the Primulina eburnea isolate SZY01 chromosome 1, ASM2296580v1, whole genome shotgun sequence genome and encodes:
- the LOC140830807 gene encoding cyclin-dependent kinase inhibitor 3-like, which encodes MGKYMRKAKTSGETPVMEMSQSSLGVRTRAKTLALQRLQSTAASTAAPENPDSCYLELRSRRLEKQPPQNNSRKGRRRSCVFQGQKHSEECCEAASFSCSIGAGGLGIDASFGENNFDTEARDSWITRESTPGSSTRAAVTPRSSTRRMHFRTPSQKVPLTAVLVSMPTPLELEDFFAIEEQSMRRHFIEKYNFDFVNDSPLPGRYEWVKASP